From the genome of Hymenobacter sp. PAMC 26628, one region includes:
- a CDS encoding ATP-binding protein → MTPYDLAELLRNLLALPGESELVEFKEANESFDFDKLGKYFSALSNEANLRNVEQAWLAFGISNKQQVVGTTFRADPLKLQSLTKEIADQASNRLTFRGIHEVNCEGKRVILFEIPPATLGQPTSWKGHYYGRDGESLGPLNTDERHRIERQSQPVVDFERAIAFANASTSHILELLDWQEYFKLFDYPTPVDAQAIIARFLQGKVVAREQGMFHITNMGAVLFARDLKQFARLEHKGLRIIIYNGSGRTNGGREQTGRLGYAVGFIKALTWLNERLPSREEITATRREEVPTYPVKAIRELVANALIHQDFTTAGSSPMVEVFDNRIEVTNPGAPLINVLQFLNHTPISRNEDIADIMKALDFCESRGSGIDRIVEECEKHFLPAPDFIRGDNSTQAILYAPKPLRDMSSRDKVRACYQHACLKFANGEAMSNQSFRERMGIAEKNYPMASRIISDALEAGLIKPYDPDNKSKKNARYVPVLG, encoded by the coding sequence ATGACTCCTTACGACCTGGCCGAATTACTGCGCAACCTATTGGCCCTACCTGGTGAGTCAGAGTTGGTTGAGTTTAAAGAGGCTAATGAGAGCTTCGATTTTGATAAGCTGGGCAAGTATTTTAGTGCCTTGAGTAACGAGGCCAATCTCAGGAATGTGGAACAAGCCTGGCTGGCCTTTGGTATCAGCAACAAGCAGCAAGTGGTTGGCACTACGTTTCGCGCTGACCCTTTAAAGTTGCAAAGCTTGACCAAGGAGATAGCCGACCAAGCTTCTAATCGTTTAACTTTTCGGGGCATTCACGAAGTCAATTGTGAAGGCAAGCGTGTGATTTTGTTTGAGATTCCACCGGCTACACTGGGGCAGCCCACTTCTTGGAAAGGGCACTATTATGGGCGCGATGGGGAAAGCCTTGGGCCCCTTAATACCGACGAGCGACACCGCATTGAACGACAAAGTCAGCCCGTTGTCGATTTTGAACGGGCAATTGCTTTTGCTAATGCCAGTACTTCACATATATTAGAACTACTTGACTGGCAAGAGTATTTTAAGCTGTTCGATTACCCAACTCCAGTTGACGCGCAAGCCATAATAGCCCGCTTTTTACAAGGCAAAGTAGTAGCACGCGAACAAGGTATGTTCCATATTACTAATATGGGGGCCGTCCTTTTCGCCAGAGACTTGAAGCAGTTTGCTCGCCTGGAGCATAAGGGCCTGCGAATCATTATTTACAACGGTTCGGGCCGAACGAATGGCGGGCGCGAACAAACGGGGCGCTTGGGCTACGCCGTAGGTTTCATTAAAGCGCTTACCTGGTTGAACGAACGTTTGCCAAGTCGGGAAGAGATTACCGCAACGCGCAGGGAAGAAGTGCCTACTTATCCAGTAAAAGCTATTCGCGAGCTAGTGGCCAATGCTTTAATACATCAGGATTTTACTACTGCAGGCTCATCGCCAATGGTGGAAGTTTTTGATAACCGCATTGAAGTGACCAATCCTGGTGCACCGCTAATAAATGTGCTTCAATTCTTAAATCACACGCCCATTAGCCGGAATGAAGATATCGCAGACATCATGAAGGCGCTGGACTTTTGTGAAAGTCGCGGAAGTGGCATTGACCGCATTGTAGAGGAGTGTGAAAAGCACTTTCTACCAGCTCCAGACTTCATCCGGGGCGATAATTCGACTCAAGCCATTTTGTATGCGCCTAAGCCGTTGCGTGATATGAGTTCCCGCGATAAGGTGCGGGCTTGCTATCAACATGCTTGCCTAAAATTTGCCAATGGGGAAGCAATGTCAAATCAGTCGTTCCGGGAGCGCATGGGTATCGCGGAGAAAAATTACCCTATGGCTTCTCGCATCATATCCGATGCGCTGGAGGCAGGGCTAATTAAACCCTACGACCCAGATAACAAGTCTAAAAAGAATGCTCGCTACGTACCTGTGTTAGGCTGA
- a CDS encoding FMN-dependent NADH-azoreductase, protein MNILHIISSPRKGASASIQLATGIIEKLQAANPGSTVAVHDLATHPFPHLEEAKLQSFFTPAESRTPEQQAAAKHSDDAIQEIKDADVIVIGAPLYNFGIPSTLKAWVDHIARAGITFRYTANGPEGLITGKKVYVAMSSGGVYSEGPSAAYDFVAPYLKAVLGFLGMTDVTVVRAEGLAVPDLQATAVQKALDSVTV, encoded by the coding sequence ATGAACATCCTGCACATCATCTCCAGCCCGCGCAAGGGGGCTTCGGCCAGCATCCAGCTCGCCACCGGCATCATCGAAAAGCTGCAAGCCGCCAACCCAGGCAGCACCGTGGCGGTGCACGACCTGGCTACCCACCCCTTCCCGCACCTGGAGGAGGCCAAGCTGCAATCCTTCTTCACGCCGGCCGAAAGCCGCACGCCCGAGCAACAGGCTGCCGCCAAGCACTCCGACGATGCCATCCAGGAGATTAAGGACGCCGACGTTATCGTGATTGGGGCCCCGCTCTACAACTTCGGCATCCCCTCGACGCTGAAGGCGTGGGTGGACCACATTGCCCGCGCCGGCATCACATTCCGCTACACCGCCAACGGCCCCGAAGGCCTGATTACCGGCAAGAAAGTGTACGTAGCCATGTCGAGCGGCGGCGTGTACTCCGAAGGCCCGTCGGCCGCCTACGACTTCGTGGCGCCCTACCTCAAGGCCGTGCTCGGCTTCCTGGGCATGACGGACGTGACCGTGGTGCGGGCTGAAGGCCTCGCCGTGCCCGACCTACAAGCCACCGCCGTGCAGAAAGCGCTGGACAGCGTAACGGTGTAA
- a CDS encoding SgcJ/EcaC family oxidoreductase — protein sequence MKTFLLGCALALAASRAFAQLPAADEAAIRQTVARITRNYTDHKFADMAAYTTPDVSWVNIVGMWWRGRPAVQAAHQQIFDAMFTGVAFAPGPLTVRAVAPGVAVANLYCHVGAFYPPDGVNHGPNKEGDADDLLTLVLVKQQGRWLLAAGQNTVVRAAAAANNPVPTAGPVPFDPAKLPDLH from the coding sequence ATGAAAACCTTCCTACTAGGCTGCGCCCTCGCGCTGGCCGCCAGCCGCGCCTTCGCCCAACTGCCGGCCGCCGACGAAGCCGCCATCCGCCAAACCGTGGCCCGGATAACCCGGAACTACACCGACCACAAGTTCGCCGACATGGCCGCCTACACCACGCCCGACGTGAGCTGGGTGAACATCGTGGGCATGTGGTGGCGCGGCCGGCCCGCCGTGCAAGCCGCGCACCAGCAAATTTTTGACGCCATGTTCACGGGCGTGGCCTTTGCGCCGGGGCCCCTCACGGTGCGGGCCGTGGCGCCCGGCGTGGCCGTGGCCAATCTCTACTGCCACGTGGGCGCCTTCTACCCGCCCGACGGCGTGAACCACGGCCCGAACAAAGAAGGCGACGCCGACGACTTGCTCACGCTGGTGCTGGTGAAGCAGCAGGGCCGCTGGCTGCTCGCGGCGGGCCAAAACACGGTGGTGCGCGCCGCCGCCGCCGCCAACAACCCGGTGCCCACCGCCGGCCCGGTGCCCTTCGACCCCGCCAAGCTGCCCGATTTGCATTGA
- a CDS encoding DUF421 domain-containing protein: MLLAAPIESFDWHRIMWSDDAPPAYLGEVAFRCVATYLFTLGALRVTGRRGVRQLSIFELSIILALGSAAGDAMFYSDVPLLHVAVVFAVVPALYWLFNRLTEWSPRFSDWLEGAPLLLVEDGRVCMENFRHLRLTQKELFGELRQHQVEHLGQVRRAYMEATGNLSVYFYPETDPVRPGLPVWPELFQHLQRRIEAPGPYACCRCGHVQALAKGDQVLCPTCQNDHWMPVSDAQRVA, translated from the coding sequence ATGCTGCTGGCTGCTCCCATCGAATCCTTTGACTGGCACCGTATTATGTGGTCGGACGACGCTCCGCCGGCGTACTTGGGCGAAGTGGCGTTTCGCTGCGTCGCCACGTACCTGTTCACGCTGGGGGCCCTGCGCGTGACCGGGCGGCGCGGGGTGCGGCAGCTGTCCATCTTCGAATTGAGCATCATCCTGGCCCTGGGCTCGGCGGCCGGCGACGCCATGTTTTACAGCGACGTGCCGCTGCTGCACGTGGCCGTGGTATTTGCGGTGGTGCCGGCCCTGTATTGGCTTTTCAACCGCCTCACCGAATGGTCGCCGCGCTTCAGCGACTGGCTCGAAGGGGCCCCCCTGCTGCTGGTGGAGGACGGCCGGGTGTGCATGGAAAACTTTCGCCACCTGCGCCTCACCCAGAAGGAGCTGTTCGGTGAGCTGCGCCAGCACCAAGTAGAGCACCTGGGCCAAGTGCGCCGCGCCTACATGGAAGCCACCGGCAACCTGAGCGTGTACTTCTACCCCGAAACCGACCCCGTGCGCCCCGGCCTGCCCGTCTGGCCCGAGCTGTTCCAGCACCTCCAGCGCCGCATTGAGGCCCCGGGGCCCTACGCCTGCTGCCGCTGCGGCCACGTGCAAGCCCTGGCCAAGGGCGACCAAGTGCTGTGCCCCACCTGCCAAAACGACCACTGGATGCCCGTGAGCGACGCGCAACGGGTGGCCTAA
- a CDS encoding transglutaminase-like domain-containing protein, with the protein MKPFFLAATALLCVAAAPAPTAPTAALRSRTFLLTCRATVPVPAAGTKALEVWMPVPHADKSQDVADLKIESPGPYTVEKDAYGNQMLHLRPAAVPTAPLVVTLTARITRREHLNLRATDDHAPAETEARDPNLARWLAPDRLVPLDAKIKAQAQEVVDKAHATTPLAKARAIYEHVVSTVTYDKTGQGWGRGDIYYACDARRGNCTDFHAIVIGYCRALNIPARFSIGLPLPAGHGQGEIKGYHCWAEFFTKETGWVPVDASEAAKDPSKRAYFFGAHDENRVEFTRGRDLTLVPKQAGPPLNYFVYPYAEADGQPLEVAHTYTFEDAAAR; encoded by the coding sequence ATGAAGCCTTTTTTCCTCGCCGCCACCGCGTTGCTATGCGTCGCCGCCGCCCCTGCCCCTACTGCGCCCACGGCCGCGCTGCGAAGCCGCACTTTTTTGCTCACGTGCCGGGCCACGGTGCCCGTGCCCGCCGCCGGCACCAAGGCCCTGGAGGTGTGGATGCCCGTGCCCCACGCCGACAAAAGCCAGGACGTGGCCGACCTGAAAATTGAGTCCCCGGGGCCCTATACCGTCGAGAAAGATGCCTACGGCAACCAAATGCTGCACCTGCGGCCCGCCGCCGTGCCCACCGCGCCGCTGGTGGTCACGCTCACGGCCCGCATCACCCGGCGCGAGCACCTGAACCTGCGCGCCACCGACGACCACGCCCCCGCCGAAACCGAAGCCCGCGACCCCAACCTGGCCCGCTGGCTGGCCCCCGACCGCCTCGTGCCGCTCGACGCCAAAATAAAAGCCCAGGCCCAGGAGGTCGTCGATAAAGCCCACGCCACCACGCCCTTGGCCAAGGCCCGCGCCATCTACGAGCACGTGGTGAGCACCGTAACCTACGACAAAACCGGCCAGGGCTGGGGCCGCGGCGATATCTACTACGCCTGCGACGCGCGGCGCGGCAACTGCACCGATTTTCACGCCATCGTCATCGGCTACTGCCGGGCATTGAACATCCCGGCGCGCTTCAGCATTGGGCTGCCGCTGCCGGCCGGGCACGGCCAGGGCGAAATCAAGGGCTACCACTGCTGGGCCGAGTTCTTCACCAAGGAAACCGGCTGGGTGCCCGTCGATGCCTCCGAAGCCGCCAAAGACCCCAGCAAGCGCGCCTATTTCTTCGGGGCCCACGACGAAAACCGCGTCGAGTTCACCCGCGGCCGCGACCTGACGCTGGTGCCCAAGCAGGCCGGCCCGCCGCTCAACTACTTCGTGTACCCCTACGCCGAGGCCGACGGCCAGCCGCTCGAAGTGGCCCACACCTACACTTTCGAGGACGCGGCGGCCAGGTAA
- a CDS encoding MFS transporter, which translates to MNFPHLWAMEYEALRAFRSRNFRLFFGGQALSLLGTWMQKTAVSWVVYAETHSKLMLGVSVFATLFPSALFSLLGGVVSDRYSRYRVLLLTQVLSMVQAGLLALAVFWQHHAVAAIIGLSAALGIINAFDVPARQSLVYDLVDDKQDVPNAVALNSTMLNLSKLLGPAVAGFAIEQLGAAACFGLNALSFVAVIGSLLALRLPAHVARPHPQALLSELAAGFRYVRDTPGIRFIIGALGLMALLVLPFTALVPVYAKDVFRGTATTFGLLDGAIGLGGFGAALYLTSLAPTTDLSRVMTVNTFVLGVGLLLFAYTPWYWPALAFLAVGAFGMMAQTTINVTLLQTTVLPAMRGRVISLYVLVYTTALPLGSLLVGAASERIGVRATVLAEGALALLIGLLYLRNLRQTQAAAVLLAAGGS; encoded by the coding sequence ATGAATTTTCCCCACCTTTGGGCCATGGAGTACGAGGCCCTGCGCGCGTTTCGCAGCCGCAATTTTCGCTTGTTTTTCGGCGGCCAGGCCCTGTCGTTGCTGGGCACCTGGATGCAGAAAACGGCGGTGAGCTGGGTGGTGTACGCCGAGACGCATTCCAAACTCATGCTGGGCGTGAGCGTGTTCGCCACGCTGTTCCCGTCGGCGCTGTTCTCGCTGCTGGGCGGCGTCGTGTCCGACCGCTACTCGCGCTACCGGGTGCTGCTGCTCACGCAGGTGCTGTCGATGGTGCAGGCCGGGCTGCTGGCGCTGGCCGTGTTTTGGCAGCACCACGCGGTGGCGGCCATCATTGGGCTGAGCGCCGCGCTGGGCATCATCAACGCCTTCGACGTGCCCGCCCGGCAGTCGCTGGTGTACGATTTGGTGGACGACAAGCAGGACGTGCCCAACGCGGTGGCCCTCAACTCCACCATGCTCAACCTCTCGAAGCTGCTGGGGCCGGCCGTGGCGGGCTTCGCCATCGAGCAGCTGGGGGCCGCCGCCTGCTTCGGCCTCAACGCGCTCAGCTTCGTGGCCGTCATCGGGTCGCTGCTGGCCCTGCGGCTGCCCGCCCACGTGGCCCGGCCGCACCCCCAGGCCCTGCTAAGCGAGCTGGCCGCGGGCTTCCGCTACGTGCGCGACACGCCCGGCATCCGGTTCATCATCGGGGCCCTGGGGCTGATGGCGTTGCTGGTGTTGCCCTTCACGGCCCTCGTGCCGGTCTACGCCAAGGACGTTTTCCGGGGCACGGCCACCACGTTTGGCCTGCTCGACGGGGCCATTGGGCTGGGCGGGTTTGGGGCGGCGCTGTACCTGACGTCGCTGGCCCCAACCACGGACTTGAGCCGGGTAATGACCGTCAACACCTTCGTGCTGGGCGTGGGCCTGCTGCTGTTTGCCTACACGCCGTGGTACTGGCCAGCGCTGGCCTTTCTGGCGGTGGGCGCGTTCGGCATGATGGCCCAGACCACCATCAACGTAACGCTGCTGCAAACCACCGTGTTGCCGGCCATGCGCGGGCGCGTCATCAGCCTCTACGTGCTCGTGTACACCACGGCGCTGCCGCTGGGCAGCCTGCTGGTGGGCGCGGCCTCGGAGCGCATCGGCGTGCGGGCCACCGTGCTGGCCGAGGGGGCCCTGGCGCTGCTCATTGGCCTGCTGTACCTGCGCAACTTGCGTCAAACCCAGGCCGCCGCCGTGCTGCTGGCCGCGGGTGGCTCCTGA
- a CDS encoding NAD-dependent epimerase/dehydratase family protein yields MKSPKKSVPKRVLVTGGTGKLGKACVADLQAHGYDVFVVDTVAPAKGVPHIIADLSDFGQTLDALSSVGMEIHAGVGTGPAFDAIVHLAAFPTPRQYPDAHLFQNNLMGTYNVFEAARRLGIHNVIWASSETTLGEPFDGAEPYAPVDEDYPLRAKSAYALAKVLMEDMARQFCLQTPAMKLIGLRFSNVMEPADYAKFPAYDDDPEERKWNMWAYIDARDGSQAVRKAIEWEATGMHPFIIANADTVMSKSSTELMKNYLPNVPVKKQLGEHETLLSIEKARRVLGYEPEFSWREAKSR; encoded by the coding sequence ATGAAATCCCCCAAAAAATCCGTTCCCAAGCGCGTACTCGTGACCGGCGGCACCGGCAAGCTGGGCAAGGCCTGCGTGGCCGATCTGCAAGCCCACGGCTACGACGTGTTCGTGGTCGACACGGTGGCCCCCGCCAAGGGCGTCCCGCACATCATCGCCGACCTCTCCGATTTTGGCCAAACCCTGGACGCACTGTCGTCGGTGGGCATGGAAATCCACGCCGGCGTGGGCACTGGCCCGGCCTTCGACGCCATTGTGCACCTGGCGGCCTTCCCCACCCCGCGCCAGTACCCCGACGCGCACCTGTTCCAGAACAACCTGATGGGCACCTACAACGTGTTCGAGGCGGCGCGGCGGCTGGGCATCCACAACGTCATTTGGGCCAGCAGCGAAACCACCCTGGGCGAACCCTTCGACGGCGCCGAGCCCTACGCGCCCGTGGACGAGGACTACCCACTGCGCGCCAAAAGTGCCTACGCCCTGGCCAAGGTGCTGATGGAGGACATGGCCCGCCAGTTCTGCCTCCAAACGCCGGCCATGAAGCTCATCGGCCTGCGCTTCAGCAACGTGATGGAGCCCGCCGACTACGCCAAGTTCCCGGCCTACGACGACGACCCCGAGGAGCGCAAGTGGAACATGTGGGCCTACATCGACGCCCGCGACGGCTCGCAGGCCGTCCGCAAAGCCATCGAGTGGGAGGCCACCGGCATGCACCCCTTCATCATCGCCAACGCCGACACAGTGATGTCGAAATCATCCACCGAGCTGATGAAAAACTACCTCCCCAACGTGCCGGTGAAGAAGCAGCTGGGCGAGCATGAAACGCTGCTCTCCATCGAAAAAGCCCGCCGCGTGCTCGGTTACGAGCCCGAGTTCAGCTGGCGCGAGGCGAAGTCGCGCTAG
- a CDS encoding AraC family transcriptional regulator codes for MFFRLYPPAAALRPFVQHYLVAHVRSANGQPIPAPKPQPPTPHQSLYFYPRDAMSTFHYGQNRAIQSPRSILVGPQVSRVDLNFAADHLVVCVACKPGGLHRLLGVPVKELFDFSVDSRAVLGPAVDEVADRLAETIDYDQMVAVVEAYLLRAVRRVVGAGRPLDALLPQLLSGWVARPVERLAHEVCLSPRQFERNFFERVGMGPKLYARIARFDQAFRLKEQQPALDWLAVAVQTGYYDYRHLVRDFKDFAGVTPPQLLAADAAHTRLALAGG; via the coding sequence ATGTTCTTCCGCCTGTACCCGCCCGCCGCGGCCCTGCGGCCCTTCGTGCAGCACTACTTGGTGGCCCACGTGCGCAGCGCCAACGGCCAGCCCATTCCGGCGCCCAAGCCGCAGCCGCCCACGCCGCACCAAAGCTTGTATTTCTACCCGCGCGATGCGATGAGCACCTTTCACTACGGGCAGAACCGCGCAATTCAGTCGCCGCGCAGCATCCTGGTGGGGCCCCAGGTGTCGCGGGTCGATTTGAATTTTGCCGCCGACCACCTCGTGGTGTGCGTGGCCTGCAAGCCCGGCGGGCTGCACCGCCTGCTGGGCGTGCCGGTGAAGGAGTTGTTCGACTTTTCGGTGGACAGCCGCGCTGTGCTGGGCCCCGCCGTGGACGAGGTGGCCGACCGCCTGGCCGAAACCATCGACTACGACCAGATGGTGGCCGTGGTGGAGGCCTATTTGCTGCGCGCCGTCCGCCGCGTTGTGGGCGCCGGGCGGCCGCTCGATGCGCTGCTGCCCCAGCTGCTGAGCGGCTGGGTGGCGCGCCCCGTAGAGCGCCTGGCCCACGAAGTATGCCTGAGCCCGCGGCAGTTCGAGCGCAATTTCTTCGAGCGCGTGGGCATGGGCCCCAAGCTGTACGCCCGCATCGCGCGCTTCGACCAGGCCTTTCGGCTCAAGGAGCAGCAGCCGGCCCTCGACTGGCTGGCCGTGGCCGTGCAAACTGGTTACTACGACTACCGCCACCTGGTGCGCGACTTCAAGGACTTTGCCGGCGTGACGCCCCCGCAGCTGCTGGCCGCCGACGCCGCCCACACCCGGCTGGCCCTGGCCGGCGGCTGA
- the gloA2 gene encoding SMU1112c/YaeR family gloxylase I-like metalloprotein translates to MTTTSQPLALAGVHHIAIICSDYAASKAFYTEVLGLEIIREVHRIERASYKLDLAVNGQYVIELFSFPSPPPRPSRPEAQGLRHLAFAVADLNEATQRLAAHGVAYEPIRVDEFTNRRFTFFADPDGLPLELYEA, encoded by the coding sequence ATGACGACGACTTCCCAACCCCTGGCCCTGGCGGGCGTCCACCACATCGCCATCATCTGCTCGGATTACGCCGCGTCGAAGGCGTTCTACACCGAGGTGCTGGGCCTCGAAATCATCCGCGAGGTGCACCGCATTGAACGCGCATCCTACAAGCTCGACCTGGCGGTGAACGGCCAGTACGTCATCGAGCTGTTTTCTTTCCCGAGCCCGCCGCCGCGCCCCAGCCGGCCCGAGGCCCAGGGCCTGCGCCACTTAGCTTTCGCCGTAGCCGACTTGAACGAGGCCACGCAACGGCTCGCGGCCCACGGCGTGGCCTACGAGCCCATCCGGGTGGACGAGTTCACGAACCGCCGCTTCACTTTCTTCGCCGACCCCGACGGGCTGCCGTTGGAACTATACGAGGCATAA
- the serA gene encoding phosphoglycerate dehydrogenase: MTTPTAAPLPYLVFDFDSTFTQVEGLDELADIALQGQPDQAERVAQIRALTDRGMAGEIGFQESLSQRLALLGAHRRHLGPLVARLHGKVSESIRRNGEFFRQQAERIYVVSSGFREFIEPVVAEFGIPAGHVLANTFTFDADGNITGCDAANVLSRDGGKIQQLRDLQLDGPVYVVGDGYTDYQVREAGLAHRFYAYTENVARPTVVAHADEVLPTFDEFLYQLKLPMTLSYPKNRIKVLLLENPDARAAELFRAEGYQVEEVKGALDEAELIARIEGVSLLGIRSKTQVTQRVLDAANRLIGIGAFCIGTNQIDLAGAMKKGVAVFNAPFSNTRSVVELALGEIIVLARRIPVKNPKMHAGEWDKSASGSFEIRGKTLGIIGYGNIGSQLSVVAEAVGMKVLYYDVAEKLQLGNAVKCKTLEELLPQADVVTLHIDGRPENQDFFGAPQFALMKPGALFLNNARGHVVEVPALAAALRSGHLGGAAVDVFPHEPKTNAEAFESELRGLPNVLLTPHIGGSTAEAQRNIAEFVPERIMEYINTGNTQQSVNFPNIQLPVQQAHRLIHIHANVPGVLANINNVLAQHHVNILGQYLKTNEHIGYVITDINREYDQDVIQALRAVEHTIKFRVLY; this comes from the coding sequence GTGACTACTCCAACCGCCGCCCCCCTGCCCTACCTCGTTTTTGATTTCGACAGCACCTTCACGCAAGTCGAAGGCCTCGACGAGCTGGCCGACATTGCCCTGCAAGGCCAGCCCGACCAGGCCGAGCGCGTGGCCCAGATCAGGGCCCTGACGGACCGCGGGATGGCGGGCGAAATCGGGTTTCAGGAATCTTTGAGCCAGCGGCTGGCGCTGCTGGGGGCCCACCGGCGGCACCTGGGGCCCCTGGTGGCGCGGCTGCACGGCAAGGTGAGCGAGAGCATCCGGCGCAACGGCGAGTTTTTCCGGCAGCAGGCCGAGCGCATCTACGTGGTGAGCAGCGGCTTCCGCGAGTTCATCGAGCCGGTGGTGGCCGAGTTCGGCATTCCGGCCGGCCACGTGCTGGCCAACACGTTCACGTTTGACGCCGACGGGAACATTACCGGTTGCGACGCGGCCAACGTGCTGAGCCGCGACGGCGGCAAGATTCAGCAACTGCGCGACTTGCAGCTCGACGGGCCCGTGTACGTGGTGGGCGACGGCTACACCGATTACCAAGTCCGCGAGGCCGGCCTGGCCCACCGCTTCTACGCCTACACCGAAAACGTGGCGCGCCCCACCGTGGTGGCCCATGCCGACGAGGTGCTGCCCACGTTCGACGAGTTTTTATACCAACTGAAACTACCCATGACGCTGAGCTACCCCAAAAACCGCATCAAGGTGCTGCTGCTGGAGAACCCCGACGCCCGCGCCGCCGAGCTCTTCCGCGCCGAAGGCTACCAGGTAGAAGAAGTGAAAGGGGCCCTGGACGAGGCCGAGCTCATCGCCCGCATCGAGGGCGTGAGCCTGCTGGGCATCCGCTCGAAAACGCAGGTGACCCAGCGCGTGCTCGACGCCGCCAACCGCCTCATCGGCATCGGGGCCTTCTGCATCGGCACCAACCAGATTGACCTGGCCGGGGCCATGAAAAAGGGCGTGGCCGTGTTCAACGCGCCGTTCAGCAACACCCGCTCGGTGGTGGAGCTGGCCCTGGGCGAAATCATCGTGCTGGCCCGCCGCATCCCGGTGAAAAACCCCAAAATGCACGCCGGCGAGTGGGACAAGTCGGCCAGTGGCTCGTTCGAGATTCGGGGCAAAACGCTGGGCATCATCGGCTACGGCAACATCGGCTCGCAGCTCTCGGTGGTGGCCGAGGCCGTGGGCATGAAGGTGCTCTACTACGACGTGGCCGAAAAGCTTCAGCTCGGCAACGCCGTGAAGTGCAAAACCCTGGAGGAGCTGCTGCCCCAGGCCGACGTGGTGACGCTGCACATCGACGGGCGCCCCGAGAACCAGGACTTTTTCGGGGCCCCGCAATTTGCCCTGATGAAGCCGGGGGCCCTGTTCCTTAACAACGCCCGCGGCCACGTGGTGGAAGTGCCCGCCCTGGCCGCCGCCCTGCGCAGCGGCCACCTCGGCGGCGCGGCCGTGGACGTGTTTCCGCACGAGCCCAAAACCAACGCCGAGGCGTTTGAGAGCGAGCTGCGCGGCCTGCCCAACGTGCTGCTCACGCCCCACATCGGCGGCAGCACGGCCGAGGCCCAGCGCAACATCGCCGAGTTCGTGCCCGAGCGCATCATGGAGTACATCAACACCGGCAACACCCAGCAGAGCGTCAACTTCCCCAACATCCAGCTGCCGGTGCAGCAGGCCCACCGCCTCATCCACATCCACGCCAACGTGCCCGGCGTGCTGGCCAACATCAACAACGTGCTGGCCCAGCACCACGTCAACATCCTGGGCCAGTACCTGAAAACCAACGAGCACATCGGCTACGTCATCACCGACATCAACCGCGAGTACGACCAGGACGTGATTCAGGCCCTGCGCGCCGTGGAGCACACCATCAAGTTCCGGGTGCTGTACTAG
- a CDS encoding aldo/keto reductase — protein MANPRELGHSGLHIAPLVLGGNVFGWTADEKTSFAVLDAFVAGGGNTIDTADVYSAWAPGHAGGGQSETVIGKWLAQRGRRDDVLIFTKVGMELGPDKKGLSKAYIKRAVEASLQRLQTDYIDLYQSHKDDESLPVAEPLEAYAELLKEGKIRAIGASNFKPARLQAALDAAKNGLPRYESLQPEYNLYDRETFEHDDLSIVQASGIGVIPYFGLASGFLTGKYRAEADLKKSQRGASIGKKYLNDKGLALLNALDAVADRHSATQAQVALAWLMQAPGITAPIASGTSPGQVTELAEAMNLQLTADDVAALQAPTVAAA, from the coding sequence ATGGCAAACCCTCGTGAACTGGGCCACTCCGGCCTGCACATCGCCCCGCTCGTGCTGGGCGGCAACGTATTCGGCTGGACGGCCGACGAAAAAACCTCCTTCGCCGTGCTCGACGCCTTCGTGGCGGGCGGCGGCAACACCATCGACACGGCCGACGTGTACTCGGCCTGGGCCCCCGGCCACGCGGGCGGCGGGCAGTCGGAAACGGTGATTGGCAAGTGGCTGGCCCAGCGCGGCCGCCGCGACGACGTGCTGATTTTTACCAAAGTGGGCATGGAGCTGGGCCCCGACAAAAAAGGCCTGTCGAAAGCCTACATCAAGCGCGCCGTGGAAGCCTCGCTCCAACGCCTCCAAACCGACTACATTGACCTCTACCAGAGCCACAAGGACGACGAGAGCCTGCCCGTGGCGGAGCCCCTCGAAGCTTACGCCGAGCTGCTGAAGGAAGGAAAAATCCGCGCCATCGGGGCCTCCAACTTTAAGCCCGCCCGCCTGCAAGCCGCCCTGGATGCGGCCAAAAATGGCCTGCCCCGCTACGAGAGCCTCCAGCCCGAGTACAACCTCTACGACCGCGAAACCTTCGAGCACGACGACCTGTCCATCGTGCAAGCCAGCGGCATCGGCGTAATTCCCTACTTCGGCCTGGCCTCGGGCTTCCTCACCGGCAAGTACCGCGCTGAGGCCGACCTAAAAAAGAGCCAGCGCGGCGCCAGCATCGGCAAGAAGTACCTGAACGACAAGGGCCTGGCCCTGCTGAATGCGCTTGACGCCGTAGCCGACCGCCACTCGGCCACCCAGGCCCAGGTGGCCCTGGCCTGGCTGATGCAGGCCCCCGGCATCACGGCGCCCATCGCCAGCGGCACCAGCCCCGGGCAGGTAACAGAGCTGGCCGAGGCCATGAATTTGCAGCTCACCGCCGACGACGTAGCCGCCCTGCAAGCGCCGACGGTGGCCGCCGCGTAG